CCGGTTCCAAGGAAAATCCAACAGGGAAGAGGAAGTATGTACGAAGGAAAGGAATTGAAAAGCCCTCTACGACTCCTCCAGCAGAAGTAATTGGAGAATTTACTGATCTGAAAACACCCAAACGTGCTAGAAAGTCATGCAGGAGGGCTTTAAATTTTGATGTAGAAGGACAAGTGCAAGATGAAAGCTCTACATGCAAATCTTATATTGATTTAGATCCAGATTTACCAACCCAAGATTTTTGCAGTAATGAGGATGAATCGATATCAACAGTACAGCTCAGCAAAGGGGCTGTAAAACACACAGAAGCTGGCATTGCCTATGACCTCGCCCGCTCCATGAATCAGATGCTGAAAGATTACATATCATTGCCTGAAAGGCAAGCCCCAAGCACAACGCATCCTACAAAGACTGATTCCTCACAGGCAGAACTGAATGCTGATTCCCATAAGGATAACAATACAGAAGGGGAAGGTCAACTGATTGCTCATGATGGAAAGGAAAACACTGCAAAAGTCATCCTAAAAACTGACAATCAAATATCACCAAAAAGTCCAAATGATTCCAACTGCAGCACCAGTGCAATTTTTTCAAAAGGAGAACAAGCAAGGCAATCGAAGAGAAGGCATTCTCATGCTGCTGAACAAGCTGATGCCAGCACAACAAACCTAGCCGGGGCTCAGTTTAATATTTTAGACGCATACAATATGATGAATTGGATGCATTTTCCAAATATTCACAAGAAAAAGAGAACTGAAAAGGGACAGAATTCTACCACCTCTAGTTCATCATCTTGTGTTACTGCCACTAAAAATGTTGTGAGAATAGCGAAATGTCCCCTACAAGATGCTGAAGAAAATCCTTGTTCATCAAAAGCCAGCCAGTGGGTTTCTGGTCCCCAGTTTGATGCTGGTACAGTTTCCCTGACAGATGGAGGAAAAGATCTTCAGAATAGTCATCCAAGTTTTGAATGTATTCTAGCTTTAATTCAGACAGAGAGGTCAACAAGAAAGAGATCTAGAGGCCCTACTCGCGCTCGTAACTTGACTTCCCTGACCAATTTTCCAGAGTGCATAACTCACCCCACCAAACAACCTCTAGTGGAAGGTGATGGGCAAACAATTGAGATTCCACAAAATCCTCATACATGCATAGAGGCCCTGGTTGCAGAGATGAGCACAACATTGGCAAGAAAGAAGCGAACCAAGAAAAGAAACTCTGTTGTCGGTTCAGCTTCACACCAGAAATTAGTCTTGTATAATCACAACCTACCCTCTTTCAATTTATCAGGTACTTTTAACTATAACCTCATTTCACTTTTGGCTAGTCAAAAACTTTTAAGTTCTTGAAAACCCACAAAATCTGCCAAGGAGTTATTTCTAATTTCCATAAGCCACTTAATGCAGGTGCTTCTCATGAAGTAACATGGAAGCAGATGTTTTCTATTGATGCAATAGTCGAGCAATTTAAGCATCTAAACATCAATAGGGAAAGTAGTGATTTTTCACTACTACAGCATAATGCAGTTGTCCCCTACAGCATGCAAAATCAAGAGCACAATGCACTCGTCCTTTATAAAAGAGATGGTACAGTTGTACCCTTTGAAGGTTGGTTTGATCCTATCAAGAAACGACGTCCACGGCCTAAAGTTGACCTTGATGAAGAGACTAATAGAGTGTGGAAACTTTTGTTGGAGAATATAAACAGTCAAGGTATTGATGGAACTGATGAAGAGAAGGCAAAATGGTGGGAAGAAGAACGAAGAGTATTCCGTGGACGTGCAGATTCTTTTATTGCACGCATGCATCTTGTACAAGGTACCAATACTCGATCTTGTTCTAAAGCTCTTTCTAAGGGgttatttaatatatttctatttaAGAATGTGCACAGTACATTGTTATTCAAGTAAAAGACTATTAATTTCTGATATTTATTCATATTATGACAGAGTGAGTTGGGCAACATGACAAGTGCCATTTTTTTAACAGCCCATTCTTCGAAGAGATGTTTTAGTGCCAACCAGATACCAAATTCTACCATAAATTGACTTGTAATATCCCTAAATGGACACTTCTTTACCTTTGAATTACCGCTAAGCAAATAACCATAATTGAGTCTTCCCAAAAGCAGTGTTAAAGATCCCCTAAGAGGTAAAAGTTTAATAGCAAAAGAAGTAGAGGAACATGTTTAATTTGTGGATAAATGAAGTTAAAAATGTGATAAGATATAGTCAGCCAAAATAATATAGTAACTGTCAACaagggaagaaaaagacaatgaaatTCGAAGCATAGGATAGACAGCAACCAAACACCAAACCTAGATCTTAAGCAATTTAACCTAGTGTATAAGAGTCTCAAGGAAAAGGAAATGTGCCTCCATTTAAATCAATACAATTAAAAGGATATAAACAATACCTACATGCACTATATCCTTGGAAAATTGCACCACTAGTTCAGAAGCTACTAAAACAAGTAAACGGGGGCAGATGCTTAACTTCCTCCATAATCCAACACAGCCTACTCAACTATGATTGCCAAGGAAACTTTGATGACGGTGATATAATAGAAAGCCTTCCCCTATTTTTTACCCATTGATATAATTCTAATTACAGCAGAATGCTATTTCCACAGGAGATAGACGCTTCTCACAATGGAAAGGATCAGTCTTGGACTCAGTTGTTGGAGTTTTTCTCACTCAGAATGTCTCTGACCATCTTTCTAGGTGAACTTTAGTTTCCAATATATACAAGGAAGTTGATGTTAATTAGCAAAAGTGCAAATGAAAgatcctttattttatttcttcaatCTGTTGCAGTTCTGCATTTATGTCACTTGCTGCACACTTCCCCCTCAAGTCAACCAGCAACCAAAAAGCATGCTATGAAGAAGGGTTGAGCTTTGTAGTCGATGAACCAGAACTGTACATACTGGATCCAGAAGACAGCATACAATGGAAACCAGTTTGTGACCAGAGTTCCATGACACTACATGACCCTGAacataatgaagaaaaagaggTAGTTAACAGCAACGAATCCCCTGGAGGCAGTACAGTGGCAGAAACAGCATGTTATACAGGAGGAGGTAGGCTAGCAAAAACCTATTCAGTTTCATCTCAAGATTCAGCCTTTTCATCTCAAAACTCTCCACCTGTTCTAACTGCTGAAAACATAGGATCAGGCCTAGAGAGGAACTCAGAAGCAGACTATCTATTAAATGGGTCTAAGCCCAACAGCTCAGATGGCTTGGCTTCTATTGTGGAGCTTCAACAGATGGCTGGATCTACACTGCTAGATGAATTTTACAGTCATGTAAGTGGCAATGCACCTTCTGATGAGAACCCAATGGATGCATGCAATGAATCCAAAGGTATGAATCATGACAACCAAAGACAAGATATAGACAAGATAAATGATCCTCAAAGCTCCCTAGGAGCATCCATGAGCCTTTCCAGTAATTATCATTTGCATCTGACCTCCACTTCAAGAGTGCCAGAAGTTGAGTGCTCTGAGATGTTCAAAGAAGAAACCCAATCTTCTGAGATTTCCCAGAACAAAGATGAAAATAGTGTGAGTGAACAAAGTGCAATAACAGTTGAATCTTCAAGTCAAGATACTGTTCAAAATAAGCCTACAATGAATGTTCCAAAAGCTCCTAGATCTTCAAGCAAATCAGGCAACAGCGTTCAAGTATATGAAAATGTGATCATTCCATCTCAAAGCCAGGTACTTGGGGACCCTAAAACTGTTGAATCACTAGCTCAGGGGCAAAACATTGAAGTGCAACAAAGCTTGCCAAGTCTTTCTGGAGAAACCCAAGATGTTACAGCAATCAGTGAGATGAATGCTGCTACTATAAAAGCAAAGAGAAGAAGAGCTgcaaaggagaaaaaagaaaatgttaactGGGATAATCTTAGGAAACAGGTGGAAGCCAATGaaattaaaagagaaagaacagCAAACACAATGGACTCACTGGACTGGGAAGCTGTAAGATGTGCAGATGTTAATGAGATCGCCAGCACCATCAAAGAACGGGGGATGAACAACATGCTTGCAGAGCGTATCAaggtataaatataatttatgaaaTATAGTTCTCAACTGTCAATGTGCTCATTAGGGTAGAAGACTATACATACAAAAACGCTTTGACTGAGAAATTTGTGCAGGATTTCCTTAACCGACTGGTTAGAGAACATGGGAGTACTGATTTAGAATGGTTGAGAGATGTTCCACCTGACCAAGCAAAGTAAGCCCACAAAACTAATTCATTTCAATTCCTTACACGAGAAACTCTAATACTTCCAAACACTATTATCAGTATGTCACTTTCATGTTGGTGCAGTATACTATGTACTGAATGTGAATAATTTATTACCTCTTCAGCTtttatacaaaggaaaaaaaaatgaaaaacagacACAGCTATTTACATCTATAAATCAACTCTGAATCATATGTGCAGAGAATATCTGCTAAGCATAAGGGGATTGGGGTTGAAAAGTGTAGAGTGCGTACGGCTTTTGACACTCCACCATCTTGCTTTCCCAGTAAGTTCATAATGAAAGCATAATTTCCCAGAATAGATTTCCAACTCTGTATGgatctatacttttttttttttccttaacagGTGGACACAAATGTTGGACGAATAGCTGTAAGATTGGGATGGGTGCCCCTTCAGCCACTGCCTGAGTCACTTCAGTTGCATCTTCTAGAACTGTCAGTGTCATTCCTCCTAAATATTACTAATTaaacaaacagaaaagataatGTTATTGTGAACATATAGGTACCCAGTCTTGGAATCCATTCAAAAATATCTCTGGCCCCGATTATGCAAGCTCGACCAAAGAACATTGTAATGATTCCTTCCACTCTAATAATTTCAAATGCATGTCTTTCATATGTTTAGCAATAATAGTAAAGCAACTTCAATTCTTGATAAAGTTTCCGTTGACTGTCTGACTTATTACTATATCTGCCAACAGGTATGAACTTCATTACCAGATGATTACATTTGGAAAGGTCTGTTGAATTACATTTGTTCTCTTTGCTGACCTATCAAAAGCTAAGAATGAACTGGACAACATTCTTTGAAATTTATGCAGGTATTTTGTACAAAAAGCAAGCCAAATTGCAATGCTTGCCCAATGAGAGGAGAGTGTCGACACTTTGCTAGTGCATTTGCAAGGTTTGCATATAATTTGTTCCAAAATTTTGCATCTATATTGCAATATTATTTACACTTAATAGTTACAACAAAGAAGGAATCACTTTCATGCATCCACCACCATCTAGAACCCTCAACATATGTTCAATCTAATAAATTGATGAGATAACAATCAAAAATTAGATGGCCAAACAAACATTCAAGAGCAACAAACAGTTGTAGATACCAAATTTCAATATCTAAAGAGAACAAGTTCATAGATCATGTTTTTACAATAAACAGTGTCCCCCATCACATGAAAACCATCTAGTCAACTCTCTTTTCCAATTTTGTTAACATTGTATGTACTAGGGAAAACCAGAATTCCCCTTCTGCATACCTACCTAAACAACCCCATCACATGGTATGCACATATAGCTGGATTTGGTCAATTACATCACTAACCATGTTGGATGCAGTGCAAGGCTTGCCCTGCCTGGGCCAGAGGAGAAAAGTATAGTGACTGCAACTGAAAACAGACCAGCTGAAAACCCTACTTCGAACATCGATCGACTGGCGCTGCCTCTCCCTCAGGAGTGCAGACAATTAGAAGCAAAAACTGGAGTTAGTAACTGTGAACCTATTATTGAAGAGCCAGCAACACCAGAGCCAGAATGCACTCAAGCAGAAAATGACATTGAGGACACTATAAATGAGGACCCTAATGAAATTCCTATAATCAAACTTAACATTGAGGAGTTCTCTCAGAACTTACAGAATTATATGCAAAATAACATGGAACTTCAAGAAGGTGACGTGTCAAAGGCCTTGGTCGCTTTAACTCCAGAAGCTGCATCAATTCCAACAACCAAGCTTAAAAATGTGTCTCGACTACGAACAGAGCACCAAGTGTAAGTTGACATCACACCTCCAACTAATCATGAGATATTTCAAACTTGTTCATGCAAGATTTTAATTCAATGACAGAATGGATGGTATATGGTTCAAGTGAGGAAATATAACATCTgacctttccaaaaaaaaaaaattacctatgttcacacatatatactaaTAACTCATGAACACCCCTAGTGAAGCATGtgctaaaaaatgacaaacaaattaGCTGTACAATACAAGTTTCTCTATCTTTTATTCTAGATGATACAGAGCAACTATTGTATTGGTCAATTACTCACAGAATATACTGAAAGGTTTTTCACCTGATGCAGCTATGAACTTCCAGATTCACACCCTCTTCTGAATGGGGTTAGTTATTCCAACACTGACTTAACAAGGAACATCACTTACCTTGTATATCCATATTCATTCTCAGATTAATTGCTTTTGCTACAATTACAGCTAGATAAACGAGAACCTGATGATCCCTGCTCATACCTTCTTGCTATATGGACACCAGGTAAGCAGACAACACCTAGCCCTGCAATAGAAAACTCCTTTTACGTAGTTGAAGTTTATGTGCTACATTGATCAGAGATGGTTAGAAAGCATATCCCAAATAGGCAATTAGCTAGATACATATTCGCTCCAATTCTTATCATTTCCACTAAATGCTTTCATGTTTACCTCAGGTGAGACAGCAAATTCCATCCAACCACCTGAAAAAAGTTGCAGCTCCCAAGAATATGGCAGATTGTGTGACAAGAAGGAATGTTTCTCATGCAACAGCATACGTGAAGCAAATTCCCAGATGGTCCGAGGAACAATTTTGGTGAGGATATGACTATCAAATGTACCTATTGTGAATTGGTGATATCAAAGTACATctcttgaaaaattatatagtaatTACTACTAATAATAGCagcaaaccccccccccccccccaaaaaaaatatatttaccaTACATATATCTAATAAAAAGGGTCGTACTTGTTACACAAAACTCTCACTTTTGTAGCATTTAGAAGGGGTGATCGGTAGGCAACCTTaccccaaatttttttagtaGAGGCCAGCTCCTGGACTTAAACCCACAGTCTATCACTTTTGGGCACTATTCATATATCTAAtaccaaataaaatcataagCTAACCAATATTTGAACAAATCATGAACAGATACCATGTCGAACAGCAATGAGGGGAAGCTTTCCACTCAATGGCACCTACTTTCAAGTTAACGAGGTCAAATCCCAATACCCAGATCATTCTGTTACTCTCTGCATTTTAAGCCATATGTCTCCATTTCAGGTGGTACAATTATTGGATATTATTTGTATGCAGGTATTTGCTGACCACGATTCAAGTCTCAACCCAATTGATGTTCCTAGAAATTGGATATGGAACCTGCGAAGGCGAACTGTGTACTTTGGAACCTCCATACCAACAATATTTAAAGGTAAAGATTGTATGCAGATGCTTTTGGTTATATAATAAAGGTCAACCAACGGCACTGAAAATATGTTTCTTGCCTACCAGGTTTAACAACACAAGAAATTCAACAATGCTTTTGGAAAGGTACACGTTAACTCTACCTTATTTAATGTCCAATTGCTTTAATTTGATTATATCTATTTGTCGCTATAATTACATGTACCTTTTCTAGAGTTTCGCACAAGCCTACTTCACTcagaattttttgtttccaaacgTCTTGCACTAAGGACACTAAAAGCAGTTGCATACCCCTCTATATGaatacttataaaataaataaatgaataaaatgaacTCCAATTTTGCTGCACTATTTGACTAGCATGTTACATGATATCAAAGTGCTTTTGTGATTGATGACTCAGAGAATCAAAGAGCTTGCATATGTATAAGTCAAAAGCGTAGGTCTCCTATATGTCCTCAGTATATATAAGGTGAAATGGGCACTCAAGTACTTCAGATGTTggccaagaaaaaaataaaaatgaaatccCTTCATTCATGCTATTAAACAGAGAGGATGAAAGCACATAGCCATCCTCAACTTCCCTgctctagaaaaaaaaaatactagacaTCTGAATTAGCAATATACTCTCCAAATGAACAAAGTGCAAGCTCAGTAGCACTAGCCAATACCACCTTACTATAACCTTCTATCTAGGCACAGTAATGTTTCCTACTGAGAAAGCATCTGCAAATGTGCCGAAAATTCTAACTAAACTTAGGCCCATAGGAAAGGCAACCTCTCTTAAGAGAGAAGTTTATCGAATTAGGTCAACGTGATAATTTTACCAGCAAAACTTATGATACTCAGTCGGCTCAAAAGTTACTGAAAATAATTGCAGGATTTGTTTGTGTGAGGGGATTTGACCAGAAATCAAGGGCACCTCGCCCTCTAATGGCAAGACTGCACTTCCCGGCTAGCAAGTTGACCAAGACAAAGGGTAAGACGGATGATTAGTAGATGGTGATAAGCTCAAATGGCTTGACACTAAATCCACAATGTGTAGACGAGTATTTAGCGGCGGAGCATGCAACAGTTCTGACTTGGTTCattggagaaaaaaaagtgaatttacGGCAGAATTGTATGATCTCACAGTGACGTGAGCCTGTAACATGTGATTTTCAATGTTGTAATTACTTAATGTCTTGCTCAAATCTTGAGCCATTCTTCTAGAATCAGCAAACATGACAAGAATGTCATATTGTACTTGATAGGTACTTTTTCTTGCGCAAAAACACAAGAGGCATGTGATATAGGTAACTAGAGCGCATTTGCGAGAGCACATGAGAATAGCATAACAGTTAGAGCAGCTATATCAAAATACCCCATGGCCCAGACCATCTCAGTGGCATCCACCTACATATACAAACATACAGACATTTGTATAATAAGCGTCTAGGCAAAGAAAAAGTGTATGTATAGATAAAATTggtttagtaaaataaaaataaacaaacaattcaACACTGTTACCCTTACACCCATCTAATCAAGTGGATATATCATGTAACAAATATGTGCAACATTTCTTAACAACAGATacaggcaaaaaaaaaaaaaaaaaaagatacaggcaaaattattttcacatgCATGTAAAGGAAGTGTTTGTATCCCCCTGCTATGCATGCGAAGGAAGTGTTTGTTGCATCTATCTTATCATGTGCCttcacatatattatttttctacatTTTAGTCTGAAGTTATACCCTCTGGTATGGATCTAGATCCGGTAATAGCTCAGACAATTGCACCGTGCAATAGTAATCAATTACGgagattgaaaatttaaaaattcactTTTAATCTTAGTCATTggatcataaaattttttaaccttccaaatttttcctttttacctttttttttaacttttacgTCTCTCAACAACACAACAATTAAACCCCAATGTTACATTattaattgacatgtcatttttactacttctactaatgttattttctATCTTCCTTCAATGATTGTTTGTTCTCTCAACTTAAATCAACTCAATCTTTTTTACTAAAGCATTACCAAACTATCTCAAGTGAAACTGGGACCACCCCTCTTTCAGTGCATTTCCGACCAAATTATACCAcatcaaataaaggagaaaGAGCCTGAATAGTTTTTCTGTATCTGGGCTTTCAATCATTCAAACCAGATGCTATAAACACAAGCAGATTTAAAGCAGATGATTGATCGGTTACAATTTTTAACATGATAAAAATTCATCATTCACGGACTAGTATGTTCTCCAGAAAAAAGAGCACTGGAAGCAGAAATTAACGGTGGTAAAGTTGGGATGTAAAGAAATAAAGAGTCTAAGATCGTGCCAACATCAGACCAACCAAAGACACCTCTCCGAAGCAACTCAAAGTAAGACATTAACTAGCGCTTCCATTTCAGAATACGCAATAACTGATTTGGCACATGAAGAATAGCTTGTAGACCCAAAAGCTTGAAGGTTCACAATGAAAAGAAAActgattgaaatttgaaacGTATAGGCATAGTCTCTCTGGTTCAAGATCATACCCTCTAAAGTCATAGAATTCTACTCAAACACATTTCAACCAAGCATATTTTTTAAACCCTTCAAAACATTGGTTTGCCGCACAAATTACCCACTAAAAGATGAATAAAAATCATCAGTGACTGGTGAATATTACTGTTGAAGATATAATAGCTCAAGAGGCCCAAACTCATTGTAGGACTATATATCCATGTGTTCATGAACTTGTGCAACAACAAAACTAATCTTAATCCTATTTATAATGTCAAGTGCTACAAACATAGGTTGGCATATGGTTAGCTACTACATAAATCTTACATTAAGGACATTGTAacatgaaaaattcaaatagcaaaaaatttagTCAGCAACATCTTTTCCCTGTGGACATAGTCCCGCAACCACATTAATTCTTGCTTCGATTCTCTGTTTTCTCTGTCACTCTCAATTTTTTGAACGacatttctaacatggtatcataGTCATGTTTCAACAACTTTAACAACTACGAAACAATCAGTCATTTAGGCTGTATTTCTGCCTTGTTACAGATGAACCCCAAAACTTTCCAGACATTCAACTTTCACCCCTTATATTTAGCTAAAGTTTtcaaatatatctatataattcCCCCAAACACCTCATACTTCTTATATTACATTCTTGCattagttaaaatttatatttgttattactTTGCCCCCTCATTCTTGAAATCCTAGTTCTAGACCCCGTTTGTAGTAAATGAAAAATCCTTATGGCGTGCTTGGATGGCAGAATTTGAGGACGTGAATTTGGATTTAGGTAATTCAAATCTAAATACTTTGTTTggatgcttaaaaaaaatttaaggatttTGATTTGACATATCCACTAAAGATTTTTAAACCTTCAAATTCGAAATTATCGCATTTCAAATATATTGATTTA
The sequence above is drawn from the Quercus robur chromosome 7, dhQueRobu3.1, whole genome shotgun sequence genome and encodes:
- the LOC126692047 gene encoding DNA glycosylase/AP lyase ROS1 isoform X4 translates to MWLSQISGIDSLSGEMDVKEGQDGLQIEGSWIPKTPVKPILPRTTTIYTDSQGNPLDQAIWLGSDTFSSNFTQASQASEIVACCNSSNCSQVHNCVNSSANKNIDSVGACCIEPLPRWNNLRFADLLALADAASAAAGNVAPPPPPPPQGNDSVATNSFLSVTNCQNGNYAADHSSASLFGNHDLQSKPWTNGHCMAEEPNYELCTPHRQSYDLNLPPRTMSDANSSKTNPQLAPITPEKDMRVPKKSVSDVQHLCANERMDEETEKQNEVAATRVDTNEVQPNKELSTPVTDSSLAAVSTPFKENDFPDKGSSQDIDLNKTPQQKPRRRKHRPKVITEGKPKRNRKPVTPKPAGSKENPTGKRKYVRRKGIEKPSTTPPAEVIGEFTDLKTPKRARKSCRRALNFDVEGQVQDESSTCKSYIDLDPDLPTQDFCSNEDESISTVQLSKGAVKHTEAGIAYDLARSMNQMLKDYISLPERQAPSTTHPTKTDSSQAELNADSHKDNNTEGEGQLIAHDGKENTAKVILKTDNQISPKSPNDSNCSTSAIFSKGEQARQSKRRHSHAAEQADASTTNLAGAQFNILDAYNMMNWMHFPNIHKKKRTEKGQNSTTSSSSSCVTATKNVVRIAKCPLQDAEENPCSSKASQWVSGPQFDAGTVSLTDGGKDLQNSHPSFECILALIQTERSTRKRSRGPTRARNLTSLTNFPECITHPTKQPLVEGDGQTIEIPQNPHTCIEALVAEMSTTLARKKRTKKRNSVVGSASHQKLVLYNHNLPSFNLSGASHEVTWKQMFSIDAIVEQFKHLNINRESSDFSLLQHNAVVPYSMQNQEHNALVLYKRDGTVVPFEGWFDPIKKRRPRPKVDLDEETNRVWKLLLENINSQGIDGTDEEKAKWWEEERRVFRGRADSFIARMHLVQGDRRFSQWKGSVLDSVVGVFLTQNVSDHLSSSAFMSLAAHFPLKSTSNQKACYEEGLSFVVDEPELYILDPEDSIQWKPVCDQSSMTLHDPEHNEEKEVVNSNESPGGSTVAETACYTGGGLERNSEADYLLNGSKPNSSDGLASIVELQQMAGSTLLDEFYSHVSGNAPSDENPMDACNESKGMNHDNQRQDIDKINDPQSSLGASMSLSSNYHLHLTSTSRVPEVECSEMFKEETQSSEISQNKDENSVSEQSAITVESSSQDTVQNKPTMNVPKAPRSSSKSGNSVQVYENVIIPSQSQVLGDPKTVESLAQGQNIEVQQSLPSLSGETQDVTAISEMNAATIKAKRRRAAKEKKENVNWDNLRKQVEANEIKRERTANTMDSLDWEAVRCADVNEIASTIKERGMNNMLAERIKDFLNRLVREHGSTDLEWLRDVPPDQAKEYLLSIRGLGLKSVECVRLLTLHHLAFPVDTNVGRIAVRLGWVPLQPLPESLQLHLLELYPVLESIQKYLWPRLCKLDQRTLYELHYQMITFGKVFCTKSKPNCNACPMRGECRHFASAFASARLALPGPEEKSIVTATENRPAENPTSNIDRLALPLPQECRQLEAKTGVSNCEPIIEEPATPEPECTQAENDIEDTINEDPNEIPIIKLNIEEFSQNLQNYMQNNMELQEGDVSKALVALTPEAASIPTTKLKNVSRLRTEHQVYELPDSHPLLNGLDKREPDDPCSYLLAIWTPGETANSIQPPEKSCSSQEYGRLCDKKECFSCNSIREANSQMVRGTILIPCRTAMRGSFPLNGTYFQVNEVFADHDSSLNPIDVPRNWIWNLRRRTVYFGTSIPTIFKGLTTQEIQQCFWKGFVCVRGFDQKSRAPRPLMARLHFPASKLTKTKGKTDD
- the LOC126692047 gene encoding DNA glycosylase/AP lyase ROS1 isoform X3, with translation MWLSQISGIDSLSGEMDVKEGQDGLQIEGSWIPKTPVKPILPRTTTIYTDSQGNPLDQAIWLGSDTFSSNFTQASQASEIVACCNSSNCSQVHNCVNSSANKNIDSVGACCIEPLPRWNNLRFADLLALADAASAAAGNVAPPPPPPPQGNDSVATNSFLSVTNCQNGNYAADHSSASLFGNHDLQSKPWTNGHCMAEEPNYELCTPHRQSYDLNLPPRTMSDANSSKTNPQLAPITPEKDMRVPKKSVSDVQHLCANERMDEETEKQNEVAATRVDTNEVQPNKELSTPVTDSSLAAVSTPFKENDFPDKGSSQDIDLNKTPQQKPRRRKHRPKVITEGKPKRNRKPVTPKPAGSKENPTGKRKYVRRKGIEKPSTTPPAEVIGEFTDLKTPKRARKSCRRALNFDVEGQVQDESSTCKSYIDLDPDLPTQDFCSNEDESISTVQLSKGAVKHTEAGIAYDLARSMNQMLKDYISLPERQAPSTTHPTKTDSSQAELNADSHKDNNTEGEGQLIAHDGKENTAKVILKTDNQISPKSPNDSNCSTSAIFSKGEQARQSKRRHSHAAEQADASTTNLAGAQFNILDAYNMMNWMHFPNIHKKKRTEKGQNSTTSSSSSCVTATKNVVRIAKCPLQDAEENPCSSKASQWVSGPQFDAGTVSLTDGGKDLQNSHPSFECILALIQTERSTRKRSRGPTRARNLTSLTNFPECITHPTKQPLVEGDGQTIEIPQNPHTCIEALVAEMSTTLARKKRTKKRNSVVGSASHQKLVLYNHNLPSFNLSGASHEVTWKQMFSIDAIVEQFKHLNINRESSDFSLLQHNAVVPYSMQNQEHNALVLYKRDGTVVPFEGWFDPIKKRRPRPKVDLDEETNRVWKLLLENINSQGIDGTDEEKAKWWEEERRVFRGRADSFIARMHLVQGDRRFSQWKGSVLDSVVGVFLTQNVSDHLSSSAFMSLAAHFPLKSTSNQKACYEEGLSFVVDEPELYILDPEDSIQWKPVCDQSSMTLHDPEHNEEKEVVNSNESPGGSTVAETACYTGGGSGLERNSEADYLLNGSKPNSSDGLASIVELQQMAGSTLLDEFYSHVSGNAPSDENPMDACNESKGMNHDNQRQDIDKINDPQSSLGASMSLSSNYHLHLTSTSRVPEVECSEMFKEETQSSEISQNKDENSVSEQSAITVESSSQDTVQNKPTMNVPKAPRSSSKSGNSVQVYENVIIPSQSQVLGDPKTVESLAQGQNIEVQQSLPSLSGETQDVTAISEMNAATIKAKRRRAAKEKKENVNWDNLRKQVEANEIKRERTANTMDSLDWEAVRCADVNEIASTIKERGMNNMLAERIKDFLNRLVREHGSTDLEWLRDVPPDQAKEYLLSIRGLGLKSVECVRLLTLHHLAFPVDTNVGRIAVRLGWVPLQPLPESLQLHLLELYPVLESIQKYLWPRLCKLDQRTLYELHYQMITFGKVFCTKSKPNCNACPMRGECRHFASAFASARLALPGPEEKSIVTATENRPAENPTSNIDRLALPLPQECRQLEAKTGVSNCEPIIEEPATPEPECTQAENDIEDTINEDPNEIPIIKLNIEEFSQNLQNYMQNNMELQEGDVSKALVALTPEAASIPTTKLKNVSRLRTEHQVYELPDSHPLLNGLDKREPDDPCSYLLAIWTPGETANSIQPPEKSCSSQEYGRLCDKKECFSCNSIREANSQMVRGTILIPCRTAMRGSFPLNGTYFQVNEVFADHDSSLNPIDVPRNWIWNLRRRTVYFGTSIPTIFKGLTTQEIQQCFWKGFVCVRGFDQKSRAPRPLMARLHFPASKLTKTKGKTDD